Below is a genomic region from Apostichopus japonicus isolate 1M-3 chromosome 7, ASM3797524v1, whole genome shotgun sequence.
TTAATTTAGAGGGGGGGCTCGTAGTTTGATACATTGAagactttttttaaattaaaagcGGATAAGGTTTGGTTAAAATGTTGATCAAACATAGACAACTACGTTAATGTTGGttcctcttttcttttttctttgcttaTCACAGCAGTGAGATATGGCAGGGTACCACACAGGGGTAAGGTCAAGTCACCGACCACGCCGACAAATGGCATAGCGCCCTCAATGCCAGGCATGAGGAAAAAGAGCACGGACTCGGTGGAGAGTATGCGACCAGTGGACGTAGACGAGATGTATATGCCAGTACCACCCATGAACGGAACAAATTACAACTATGCCCCACCCTCATACCTTGTACCCCCACCCCAAGGGACTGGGGACACCCAACTTCAGATTAAGCAGGCTGAAATGTTTGACTTAGTCAGCACAGTCTCGTATGCATTCCGTATGACTTGTTACTACACGCCGGAAAATGCGCCGTTTCTCAGGGATTTCTCTTTTCCTCAGGTGAGAGATGTTTACCTCGTTTGAAAAATTTATAATAGCCCAAAGAACAAGTGTTTGCCATTTTAAATGGCAACTTTTTATGTTTTGTAAAGACtgtttttttaatctttttgtAAGCTTTAACAAAAGCTAGTACTCTTTTTCCATGACCTGATATTATAAAGTCATTCTTTTGATTGTAGACCTTGAATTAGTCTTCCAACTGGCAAACAATCCTACAGTTTATTTGATGTTTACTACCTTTCTGTTTGATTACCATCGGTTCTTTTTATATCATAGGAGAAACAAAAACTTCTGTTGAGACTTCCGTATTTAAGTAATGATGACTTTGTAAAGTGACCCATTTGTATAGACCAAAATgaactggaggggggggggggggaaggggggggttaATAAGTCTTGAAGAAAATGGCAAAATTCTTGGCATCTTTGTCAAGTTGCCGAATTGGTCATGGTTATTGAACACTCACGATGCAAGCGATGCATAGCACCTTTGATTGAATAACACCTATAGTTGAAGTGGttataacattttcattttgtaagtatttgaaatgtttaGACCTCCTTTACAATTTAAGCAATTATACATATAAAACACCTAGATGGTAGCAGTAGTAGATATTGAGTACAGGACCTATGATATCAACAACTGCACTGTTCATAGTACCTGTAGTTTCATCATAATTACTTAGCAGCCATGTTTGCAACAGTTAcactatatttatatacagaaTCAATGGTTGTGATGTTACTGTGTATATAGACCTATGGTTGCAGCAATTACACTGTGTGTATGATTAAATAGTACGTGTACCAACTATGGTTCCAATTAGTCTAAAGTGTACAGCACCCACAGTTGCAATCCTTCTTGTGTGTGTAACAAGTACCACTGCAATCGTTAGAAATGTGTAATTTCATATCGCTACTCATTTAATCTCTGACAGGATGATCCGAACTCTCCCTTTCAAAATGACATGGAAACCAGAGGGCGCCATCACTGGGTCCAACTGGCGGAGATAATGGACCATGCTGTCAGCGGCCAGGTGGAGTTTGCCAAAGCAATCCCGGGGTTTCGCAATCTTTCTCAGGACGACCAGCTTCTGCTGCTGAAGGGGAGTTTCTTTGAGATGTGGGTGATCCGGATATCGGGACTGGTGCAGACCCAGACGCAGAACGGCCACCACCACCACGGCAGTAACGGAGTGCAGCATCCCGTCCCACCACCAATGTCCAGCCCTCAGGGGGGCACCCTCCCTTCACCTATGGGTTCACCGGCGGTCTCGTTGCTATGGCAGCAGCTCATGCACGTTCTGGGGGCCGACATATACCACGCCATGAACAACTTTGCTCAGGAATTCAATTCATGGAATCTACTGGAGACAGAGATAGCATTGTACGCTGCCTGCTTGCTAGCGGCGCACGGAAACAGTTAAGTTTTGTCACCTCTTTGGGGAAAAGGGTGTTTTTCTTTCTGCTTTCTTTAATACTTTTTTATATGTACTTGTAGTATCATCATCTAATTATTCTGTGCTTGAAGCAAAAGGCAAGcaataaaactcaagatgaacTTGTGGAGTTAGCTGCTGTTCTCTAGCTTGTAGAGTTTAGCTGTAGTCCTCTAACTTGGGGGGTGGCTGCCATTTTGTAGAGCTAGCTgctgtttatttcattaacttttTCCAATTCATAATTAATTCTGGAGAGTTCCTTCAGCAAATTTCCGGATGTAATTGTAACCACATGTACCACTCCCTTCATTGAGGGccagttacaaatattgcataGCCAGAATAGTGGTAAGTTACAATGCATTGCAAGTATAGCTTTGAAGAAGATTAGTCGTCTCGTTTCAGGATAGGTTATTTAAAGTTTACCACCAAAAGGAATAACCTGCATTACACCTTCAATCCACGAACGCTGTTAATATGGATATTAAAAATTACgtgttttttggggtttttttttagGAGCTTAAACAGCAAATTGTAGCTTATCTATAGCTATCTATGGAAACCTCTCTAGTTATACCAAGTACCTTCTTAGACTGAGGGTcatgtaaaatatttcttttccaaaATGGTTATTAAAACATAATTTGCTTGATTCAACCATACCAGTCATGTTAGTTTTAAAAGGTATTGACCTTTTCAGTAACTGCGATTCAGTTTCAACTTCTGTGTCACCCTTTAATGTTTGATCAAAATGAGCTGCTCGTTTTCGGAGAAATGATCTCGTTTAAAATCCCTCCTAGTCGTGTGAGGTAAATCTTTGCTACTATAAATCCATGTTTGGGGTGAATCACAGTTCACTCGTGAACGTGAAACGGTGTAACCAACAGAAAACGTCATCAAAGATTTGTGACTGTAGGTTTGATTGCCTGTGTATAATACTGTAGATTTGAAAGGTTATTCACTGTGCACTGACTTAAAGATATTGATTGTCACTATTGAAGAAGTATTCCTCACTGCTTGGAAGAAgataattgaataaaaaaataaataaaaaagtaaaatgcaATATAGAATGAGAAATGTATTCAATTAAGTTCAGaaacaaagatattttttcaaaaggagatgtacagtatattaaacaACTCTACTTTTTAAGTGGGAAAGTTCTGCAAACAAAtgccaaatgttttttttttaaatgaataaaaagaTATAGTTTGTATCATGTTTTGACagttttttgaatatttatagatGCTTGATATTCATAAATACTGTGACAACTTTGAGTTTTGACTCAAAAACTAAagcaaagtaaacaaaattttgtTCCATAAAGCAGTACTTTGGTTTGCTACCCTTTACCCTTTGCTTATTTCCTTTTCATgtagtcaattttttttattgcttttttatcaaaatgattttattaacaaaaaacaaaaagaagggTGGAATATGGGCATGTGATTGTAGCAACGAGTGTCAACGAACTGCTTGTAGATTCTGAGAAGGCACCGGATGGGTTTTTTGACATTTCCCAAGCGAGTAGCCCTCCAGGATGGGGATAATAATAATTGTTGCGTACCATGTTTGACATCTGAATTCATCTTGTATTCTTTCTTCCTCTGCCATTAGACAAATCTGTTGGTTTTCATTATCTAATCtcgtttttgtttcttttccatttAGACATACCAGGTCTGAGTAACCCTGGTGCTGTTCTAGAGTTACAGGCTCAACTTATGGAGGCCCTGCGGGTACAGATCGAGGGCAACCATCGGGTAAACGCCGGGGGTCTCATCAACACCTTGTTTAACCGCATCCAAGATCTCAGGCACATCGGCGCCATGCACCGAGACTTTGTGGCGGGTTGCGCCCAGCGTTGGCCGGACCTCTGCGCCAGTCTGCCGGCTCTCTACAGCGAGATGATGGACATCGCCATGGTGTAGCACAACGCTATGACAAAGCTGATATCGTTACGTATCTACCTCTCCTTAATACAGGCTGAAATCAAGAAGGAAGAAAATGGCCTCCCGGCATTGTTTTTGGGGGGTCGTCGGTTTTGGTGTTCCACACGATGCTGGAATAGAGACAATAGTTGGTAGGAAAGCAGAGAGTAGAAGCGAAAGAAACAAGTGGGAATGTGGAGGGAAAATTCAAAGATTTGTCAAAATTTTCAGTTCGTCATTGTCACTTGCAGTTCCTGCTCAATGAGTTGCACGCTTCATACCAAAGAATATGATCCATTTTCATCAGAGATTTGCGCttaatgaaaagtgaaaaaaatgaATTCTACGAGATAACGTAGAAAAGGTGTCACCATCGAAAACCTTCATGCATTTTCATAGAGATGGTTTGACATTTTCTGATGCACGAGAAACAAAAGTTGCCTGGATCGAGACTTTTGCCCAGTGATATCAAAACCAACGAATCGATTTCACCGAGTCTGCGAAAAGAACTTTTCGTACTCTCGTATCTGGTCGGCGCTTCTCATTGTCAGTTGTGTCCATGAGCCGCCGCAACGTGAGGAaatagaaaaaatgtttgaaaaaccATCCTTGCCACAATTTTTGGAAATTGACAATAAAAGGCCAGTAGGTTAACAGTAATGCAATGGGTTGATCATTTTTTCACTCAAGAagcaaaaaatataataatcatagtATTTGATATGATGAACGAGAAAAATGTTAACCCTTTACATTGTGTTAATATAGCAAAATATGTCAGTACCTttaatatacacaaaaaaaatgagaaaaactGACACTTAGCGTTTCAACGGCAGGGATCTAAAATCATTTTACTTcttatcttttcatattttcccttttatttgttgttctcttttaaatttttttccttctttcctttCAAGATATCTATAGAAAGCAAGTTTCTGGTGCGTTTCAGAGGTttataatcttttttttttttggtcttttctATATCTTTTGTGCACACGACTACCTCCTTTATTATAGCACaggagtaaaaaaaaagaaaaaattattttaaagaaattaaacttTTAACTCTTTGATCAATTTCGGAATAATAGTACCTCCAGAGAATTTGAATGATAAGAAAGGTATGAATTTGAATCGTTGTTGTTGACATCATACAAGTGAGTTTGGGAAAAACTTTCAAGTTAATGCCAACTTACCTGGTTTAAAAAGTAGAAAGGAGTGAAAAACCCAGGTAAACCTAGGATTTCTTATGGAGCCAAAGTGAGAAAAAAGAGGGC
It encodes:
- the LOC139969531 gene encoding ecdysone-induced protein 78C-like isoform X3 — translated: MMADDEGLSSTTSMAANSTTQTIQKPTSTSSQGSLPSGQGGCCQVCGDKSSGFHYGVLACEGCKGFFRRSSKRDKEYTCRHGNGHCTIGRMNRNRCQHCRYKKCLAVGMSRDGKAVRYGRVPHRGKVKSPTTPTNGIAPSMPGMRKKSTDSVESMRPVDVDEMYMPVPPMNGTNYNYAPPSYLVPPPQGTGDTQLQIKQAEMFDLVSTVSYAFRMTCYYTPENAPFLRDFSFPQDDPNSPFQNDMETRGRHHWVQLAEIMDHAVSGQVEFAKAIPGFRNLSQDDQLLLLKGSFFEMWVIRISGLVQTQTQNGHHHHGSNGVQHPVPPPMSSPQGGTLPSPMGSPAVSLLWQQLMHVLGADIYHAMNNFAQEFNSWNLLETEIALYAACLLAAHGNNIPGLSNPGAVLELQAQLMEALRVQIEGNHRVNAGGLINTLFNRIQDLRHIGAMHRDFVAGCAQRWPDLCASLPALYSEMMDIAMV
- the LOC139969531 gene encoding ecdysone-induced protein 78C-like isoform X1, giving the protein MMGTEETADDEGLSSTTSMAANSTTQTIQKPTSTSSQGSLPSGQGGCCQVCGDKSSGFHYGVLACEGCKGFFRRSSKRDKEYTCRHGNGHCTIGRMNRNRCQHCRYKKCLAVGMSRDGKAVRYGRVPHRGKVKSPTTPTNGIAPSMPGMRKKSTDSVESMRPVDVDEMYMPVPPMNGTNYNYAPPSYLVPPPQGTGDTQLQIKQAEMFDLVSTVSYAFRMTCYYTPENAPFLRDFSFPQDDPNSPFQNDMETRGRHHWVQLAEIMDHAVSGQVEFAKAIPGFRNLSQDDQLLLLKGSFFEMWVIRISGLVQTQTQNGHHHHGSNGVQHPVPPPMSSPQGGTLPSPMGSPAVSLLWQQLMHVLGADIYHAMNNFAQEFNSWNLLETEIALYAACLLAAHGNNIPGLSNPGAVLELQAQLMEALRVQIEGNHRVNAGGLINTLFNRIQDLRHIGAMHRDFVAGCAQRWPDLCASLPALYSEMMDIAMV
- the LOC139969531 gene encoding ecdysone-induced protein 78C-like isoform X2 codes for the protein MMGTEETADDEGLSSTTSMAANSTTQTIQKPTSTSSQGSLPSGQGGCCQVCGDKSSGFHYGVLACEGCKGFFRRSSKRDKEYTCRHGNGHCTIGRMNRNRCQHCRYKKCLAVGMSRDAVRYGRVPHRGKVKSPTTPTNGIAPSMPGMRKKSTDSVESMRPVDVDEMYMPVPPMNGTNYNYAPPSYLVPPPQGTGDTQLQIKQAEMFDLVSTVSYAFRMTCYYTPENAPFLRDFSFPQDDPNSPFQNDMETRGRHHWVQLAEIMDHAVSGQVEFAKAIPGFRNLSQDDQLLLLKGSFFEMWVIRISGLVQTQTQNGHHHHGSNGVQHPVPPPMSSPQGGTLPSPMGSPAVSLLWQQLMHVLGADIYHAMNNFAQEFNSWNLLETEIALYAACLLAAHGNNIPGLSNPGAVLELQAQLMEALRVQIEGNHRVNAGGLINTLFNRIQDLRHIGAMHRDFVAGCAQRWPDLCASLPALYSEMMDIAMV